One window of the Archangium primigenium genome contains the following:
- a CDS encoding helix-turn-helix domain-containing protein: MSQDLYTVEQVASLLDLHVRTVRVYVREGRLKATRIGKQYRITREAIEALTGRSMSPPERRRSHVEVSSIVEIEDIERDAAMRIANGLVAASNSSDEGESPLRVDTLYDPKRERLKLIVTGPLGANTRLLQLVALYLESES; this comes from the coding sequence ATGTCCCAGGACCTCTACACGGTCGAACAGGTCGCCAGCCTCCTGGACCTGCATGTCCGCACGGTCCGGGTCTACGTCCGCGAAGGGCGGCTGAAGGCCACGCGTATCGGCAAGCAGTACCGGATCACCCGCGAGGCCATCGAGGCGCTCACCGGCCGGTCGATGTCTCCGCCCGAGCGCCGCCGGAGCCACGTGGAGGTCTCCAGCATCGTCGAGATCGAGGACATCGAGCGCGATGCGGCCATGCGGATCGCGAACGGTCTGGTGGCGGCCTCCAACAGCTCGGACGAAGGCGAGAGTCCCCTGCGCGTCGACACGCTCTACGATCCGAAGCGCGAGCGCTTGAAGCTCATCGTGACCGGACCGCTCGGGGCCAACACCCGTTTGCTGCAACTCGTTGCCCTCTACCTGGAGAGTGAGTCATGA
- a CDS encoding imm11 family protein: MERRFFRLGIDVDVAGRWYLAEPTLLTGQELEDVWEFSYGRPVDIRERLRVPIDRPGTPLDFDTAGVGQVPIVNARVASVFREMASSDVQLIPVEVQGQAEPYYLVNVARTVRCIDEKACAEVLLYSAEDGRPERVGEYRSVIGLRIDESKVGNARVFRIWGWPPPVIVAQEIKTALERTGAVGGRFDEVSGSIGPDLDGIGMGDRVVEPHE, translated from the coding sequence ATGGAGCGCCGCTTTTTTCGGCTAGGCATTGATGTGGATGTGGCGGGGCGCTGGTACCTGGCAGAACCAACTCTCCTGACCGGGCAGGAGTTGGAAGACGTTTGGGAGTTCAGCTATGGCCGACCCGTCGACATCCGCGAGAGACTCCGCGTCCCGATTGATCGCCCCGGGACCCCACTGGACTTTGATACAGCCGGAGTTGGACAAGTCCCCATCGTCAATGCACGTGTTGCCTCTGTCTTCCGCGAGATGGCCTCCAGCGATGTTCAGCTCATCCCGGTCGAGGTCCAAGGACAGGCCGAGCCCTACTATCTTGTGAACGTGGCGCGGACGGTCCGGTGCATTGACGAGAAAGCATGCGCGGAAGTTCTGCTCTACAGTGCGGAGGATGGGCGGCCAGAGCGAGTCGGGGAGTACCGCTCGGTGATTGGTCTGCGTATTGATGAATCCAAGGTAGGCAATGCTCGCGTGTTCCGGATCTGGGGGTGGCCCCCACCGGTCATCGTTGCTCAGGAGATCAAAACAGCCTTGGAACGAACCGGCGCGGTGGGGGGGCGATTCGACGAAGTGTCTGGCTCAATAGGCCCAGACCTCGACGGCATAGGCATGGGTGACCGCGTGGTTGAGCCCCACGAGTAG
- a CDS encoding protein kinase domain-containing protein, which translates to MRVTDELPRGLTTVSGERVDVEQRLGAGGQGEVYRVRVGGQTRALKLYHAHMATASQRRDIERLVLKGPPTPHFLWPLQLVVAPSGPRFGYVMALREPRFHSSEDFMARRVVPGFRALITAGYELASAFLKLHASGLCYRDISFGNVFFDPRTGDVRICDNDNVDITGSGQGGVLGTPRFMAPEVVRGEAVPSSETDRYSLAVLLFYLLEGGHPLEGAREAGIRCLDLPAMNKLYGTEPLYIHDPADDSNRPVPGIHDNPLAFHPLYPEALRRLFLQSFSEGLRSPHRRVMESVWCRELPRARDALVYCAQCARQCFHDGESPGGALRCWSCGAPVRLPPRLRVGQRLILLNHDTRLYRDHLHEDQDFEEVVAEVSQKPGDPGRWGLRNLTTDKWTFTRPDGSIADVPPGASVPLKTGNVVHFGMARGEIRE; encoded by the coding sequence ATGCGAGTGACGGACGAGCTGCCCCGGGGACTGACCACGGTCTCGGGCGAACGGGTGGACGTGGAGCAGCGGCTCGGCGCCGGCGGACAGGGCGAGGTCTACCGGGTCCGCGTGGGCGGTCAGACCCGCGCGCTCAAGCTCTACCACGCGCACATGGCCACGGCCTCCCAGCGGCGGGACATCGAGCGGCTGGTGCTCAAGGGGCCGCCGACCCCGCACTTCCTCTGGCCCTTGCAACTGGTGGTGGCGCCCTCGGGTCCCCGCTTCGGCTACGTGATGGCGCTGCGCGAGCCGCGCTTCCATTCCTCCGAGGACTTCATGGCGCGGCGTGTGGTGCCGGGCTTCCGTGCGCTCATCACCGCGGGCTACGAGCTGGCGTCCGCGTTCCTGAAGCTCCACGCCAGCGGGCTGTGCTACCGCGACATCTCCTTTGGCAATGTCTTCTTCGATCCGCGCACGGGCGATGTGCGCATCTGCGACAACGACAACGTCGACATCACGGGCAGCGGCCAGGGCGGCGTGCTCGGCACGCCTCGGTTCATGGCCCCCGAGGTGGTTCGCGGCGAGGCGGTGCCCTCGTCCGAGACGGATCGCTACTCCCTGGCCGTGCTGCTCTTCTACCTGCTGGAAGGGGGGCACCCCTTGGAGGGCGCCCGCGAGGCGGGCATCCGCTGTCTGGATCTGCCCGCCATGAACAAGCTGTATGGCACCGAGCCTCTCTACATCCACGATCCGGCGGATGACTCGAACCGCCCCGTGCCGGGCATCCACGACAACCCGCTGGCCTTCCATCCCCTCTATCCCGAGGCGCTGCGTCGGCTGTTCCTCCAGTCCTTCTCCGAGGGACTGCGCTCGCCCCATCGCCGGGTGATGGAGAGCGTGTGGTGCCGGGAGCTGCCGCGGGCACGGGATGCCCTCGTCTACTGCGCCCAGTGCGCCAGGCAGTGCTTCCATGATGGGGAGTCGCCAGGGGGCGCGCTGCGGTGCTGGTCCTGCGGAGCCCCTGTCCGACTGCCGCCCCGCCTCCGGGTGGGCCAGCGCCTCATCCTGCTCAACCACGACACCCGGCTCTACCGGGATCACCTCCACGAGGATCAGGACTTCGAGGAGGTGGTGGCCGAGGTCAGCCAGAAGCCGGGGGACCCGGGCCGCTGGGGCCTGCGCAACCTGACGACCGACAAGTGGACGTTCACCCGTCCGGACGGAAGCATCGCGGACGTTCCCCCCGGTGCGAGCGTGCCGCTCAAGACGGGCAACGTCGTGCACTTCGGCATGGCGCGGGGAGAGATCCGGGAGTGA
- a CDS encoding discoidin domain-containing protein, giving the protein MWPLALLGAGWLALGPGEARAASGNLALTATATASSGVAGNARDGSLATAWTASTTASAQWLQYDLGGLHSLSRVEQSFTQSGTWRFKLEASLDGSRWATLVDRTTGAAGQIFGEGVQGTFRYVRLTVTGSREGFVASSRELRVFGTDEGDNLAPGRSVTASSSLAGYEPGKATDIHTATYWVAGSASLPQWLKVDLGSPSLVTGVEQNFKDVDTHRFQIEGSLDDKTWTVLLDGSAGLSGQAFSRRVSGTWRYVRLTVRGSAAGYWASSTEFKVYGFANLALGRSGAASTVSPGYEITRATDSNAATYWCATSASMPQWMTIDLGVLADVRRVEQNFVDVDTYRFKIEGSTDNSTWTTLLDKSTGASGQTFGQDVRGTWRYLRLSVSHSAAGHWASSQEFRVFGTPLERDLALGASASASSLAPGYEPGKAVDGNGTSYWCASSPSVPEWLKVDLGTPSLVRRVEQSFVNSDTHRFKLEGSTDNSTWTTLLDRSSGAAGKDFAQEVNGTWRYIRLTVLGSAAGHWASSQTLKVIGVGSPLRARWWEEGAGVMRYYPKYYNKTLNTIASELDDLRARGYGAIELMAPYTGPADVWAGLGATDNYSIDPSIGSMSDFQNLLTQARARGMRVLMFGNVGYARDTASFFVKAQDDNRTNTYSKERMWFHFRATGGERWYWSSRAGAYYYAFWGQNIPSYNFNTQEWRDETRKYIRFWMDKGLDGFALDAPAVYDGITPAINNAHITDVLRAYDTWANSEGAPGPGYVTEWHYNSIQDYELTNWGGAGFSTIIPAIDNQNPDGLENILKNNRDAINAAGGITQTPPSWEVAGVPANKRLLEIATLTTVGTLFYLHNGQHTLLPHESVIPNWSQADQAKLWSLMRAQASYKALAPTGARVKLPTQDNRKFYAFTRTNKDGSVKALVILNYQASSQTVTVNLTHTGLQIPQTPVDLLTGSTAPAISSASYSVTLPAYGYTVLGVD; this is encoded by the coding sequence GTGTGGCCCCTCGCGCTGCTGGGCGCGGGGTGGTTGGCACTGGGGCCCGGGGAGGCCCGGGCCGCGAGCGGGAATCTGGCGCTCACGGCGACGGCCACGGCGTCGTCCGGGGTCGCGGGGAATGCCCGTGACGGCAGTCTGGCGACGGCGTGGACCGCCAGCACGACGGCGAGCGCGCAGTGGCTCCAGTACGACCTGGGCGGGTTGCACTCCCTGAGCCGCGTGGAGCAGTCCTTCACCCAGTCCGGCACCTGGCGCTTCAAGCTCGAGGCGTCGCTGGATGGGTCGCGCTGGGCCACGCTGGTGGACCGCACGACGGGCGCGGCGGGGCAGATCTTCGGCGAGGGCGTCCAGGGCACCTTCCGCTACGTGCGCCTGACGGTGACGGGCTCGCGTGAGGGCTTCGTGGCCTCCAGCCGGGAGCTGCGTGTCTTCGGCACCGACGAGGGCGACAACCTCGCGCCCGGCCGGTCCGTGACGGCCTCGTCGAGCCTCGCGGGCTACGAGCCCGGCAAGGCCACGGACATCCATACGGCGACCTACTGGGTCGCGGGCAGCGCGAGCCTGCCGCAGTGGCTGAAGGTGGACCTGGGCTCCCCGAGCCTCGTCACCGGGGTGGAGCAGAACTTCAAGGACGTGGACACCCACCGCTTCCAGATCGAGGGCTCGCTGGACGACAAGACGTGGACGGTGCTGCTGGATGGGAGCGCGGGCCTCTCGGGGCAGGCCTTCTCCCGGCGCGTGAGCGGTACCTGGCGCTATGTGCGCCTGACGGTGCGGGGCTCGGCGGCGGGCTACTGGGCGAGCAGCACCGAGTTCAAGGTGTATGGCTTCGCCAACCTGGCGCTGGGCCGCTCGGGCGCGGCGTCGACCGTGTCCCCGGGCTATGAAATCACCCGGGCCACGGACTCCAACGCGGCCACCTACTGGTGCGCCACCAGCGCGAGCATGCCGCAGTGGATGACCATCGACCTGGGCGTGCTGGCCGACGTGCGGCGGGTGGAGCAGAACTTCGTCGACGTGGACACCTACCGGTTCAAGATCGAGGGCTCCACGGACAACAGCACCTGGACGACGCTGCTCGACAAGTCCACCGGAGCCTCGGGCCAGACGTTCGGGCAGGACGTGCGCGGCACCTGGCGCTACCTGCGGCTGTCCGTGAGCCACTCCGCCGCGGGCCACTGGGCCAGCAGCCAGGAGTTCCGGGTGTTCGGCACGCCGCTCGAGCGCGACCTGGCCCTGGGGGCCTCGGCGTCCGCCTCGTCGCTCGCGCCCGGGTACGAGCCGGGCAAGGCGGTGGATGGCAATGGGACGTCCTACTGGTGCGCGAGCAGCCCCAGCGTGCCCGAGTGGCTCAAGGTGGACCTGGGCACGCCGAGCCTCGTGCGGCGCGTGGAGCAGTCCTTCGTGAACAGCGACACCCACCGCTTCAAGCTCGAGGGCTCCACGGACAACAGCACCTGGACGACGCTGCTGGACCGGTCCTCGGGGGCCGCGGGCAAGGACTTCGCGCAGGAGGTGAACGGCACCTGGCGCTACATCCGGCTCACCGTGCTGGGCTCGGCGGCGGGCCACTGGGCCAGCAGCCAGACGCTGAAGGTGATCGGCGTGGGCTCGCCGCTCCGGGCCCGGTGGTGGGAGGAGGGCGCGGGCGTCATGCGCTACTACCCCAAGTACTACAACAAGACCCTCAACACGATCGCGAGCGAGCTGGATGACCTGCGCGCGCGGGGCTACGGGGCCATCGAGCTCATGGCGCCCTATACCGGCCCGGCGGACGTGTGGGCGGGCCTGGGTGCCACGGACAACTACAGCATCGATCCGTCCATCGGCAGCATGTCGGACTTCCAGAACCTGCTCACCCAGGCCCGCGCGCGCGGCATGCGCGTGTTGATGTTCGGCAACGTCGGCTACGCGCGGGACACGGCCTCGTTCTTCGTGAAGGCGCAGGACGACAACCGCACCAACACGTATAGCAAGGAGCGCATGTGGTTCCACTTCCGCGCCACGGGCGGAGAGCGCTGGTACTGGAGCAGCCGCGCGGGGGCCTACTACTACGCGTTCTGGGGTCAGAACATCCCGTCCTACAACTTCAACACCCAGGAGTGGCGGGACGAGACGCGCAAGTACATCCGCTTCTGGATGGACAAGGGCCTGGATGGCTTCGCCCTGGACGCGCCCGCCGTCTATGACGGCATCACCCCGGCCATCAACAACGCGCACATCACGGACGTGCTGCGCGCCTACGACACGTGGGCCAACTCCGAGGGCGCCCCGGGGCCGGGCTACGTGACGGAGTGGCACTACAACAGCATCCAGGACTACGAGCTGACGAACTGGGGCGGCGCGGGCTTCAGCACCATCATCCCCGCCATCGACAACCAGAACCCGGACGGGCTGGAGAACATCCTGAAGAACAACCGGGATGCCATCAACGCCGCGGGCGGCATCACCCAGACGCCGCCGAGCTGGGAGGTCGCCGGGGTGCCCGCGAACAAGCGGCTCCTGGAGATCGCCACGCTGACCACGGTGGGCACGCTGTTCTACCTGCACAACGGCCAGCACACGCTCCTGCCCCACGAGTCCGTCATCCCCAACTGGTCCCAGGCGGACCAGGCGAAGCTCTGGAGCCTGATGCGTGCCCAGGCCTCGTACAAGGCCCTGGCGCCCACGGGGGCGCGCGTGAAGCTGCCCACGCAGGACAACCGCAAGTTCTACGCCTTCACGCGCACGAACAAGGACGGCTCCGTCAAGGCGCTGGTTATCCTGAACTACCAGGCCTCCAGCCAGACCGTCACCGTCAACCTGACCCACACCGGGCTCCAGATTCCCCAGACGCCCGTGGACCTGCTGACCGGGAGCACGGCTCCGGCCATCTCCTCCGCGAGCTACTCGGTGACGCTGCCGGCGTACGGGTACACGGTGCTCGGCGTGGACTAG
- a CDS encoding DUF4180 domain-containing protein, with product MTGVNVSEASPTEGRPLTGQTLEVNGVRVLELSPEGPRIRDASELLSLAWEHEATLVAIPAVRLGEDFFKLATGVAGELAQKFVNYRMRLAILGDISAHVAHSKALHGFVYESNRGASLWFVADREALVARLS from the coding sequence ATGACCGGAGTCAACGTGTCCGAGGCATCACCGACGGAGGGCCGCCCGCTGACAGGACAGACCCTGGAGGTGAACGGAGTGCGTGTCCTCGAACTGTCACCGGAGGGGCCGCGGATCCGGGATGCTTCCGAGTTGCTCAGCCTGGCGTGGGAGCATGAGGCGACGCTGGTCGCCATTCCCGCTGTGCGGCTGGGCGAGGACTTCTTCAAGCTCGCCACGGGCGTGGCTGGGGAACTGGCCCAGAAGTTCGTCAACTACCGCATGCGTCTGGCGATCCTGGGCGACATCTCGGCCCATGTGGCCCACAGCAAGGCGCTGCACGGCTTCGTCTACGAGTCGAACCGCGGGGCCTCGCTCTGGTTCGTGGCGGACCGTGAGGCACTCGTGGCGCGGCTGTCCTGA
- a CDS encoding zf-TFIIB domain-containing protein, producing MSTCAFCPGPLLPTFSDSLPRERCGRCASVWIEGDALTKVMGGSAAEALVRRARGKHGLCKDCQAPLSQVPQCEQCHRPAPTCPRCNIAPLAVTKVHDVEVDVCTTCQGVALDAGELEQLQKLARADRDREFDLKPRLEPETLSKSQCATCKRTVKLKHAFTVNDQLYCGSCAPAGSAPYDPTLTRASPSMEESTSVAVMKNVRWSPVDPISSALDWLFSRLGN from the coding sequence ATGAGCACCTGCGCCTTCTGTCCGGGTCCCCTGCTGCCCACCTTCTCCGATAGCCTGCCGCGCGAGCGCTGTGGCCGCTGCGCCTCCGTGTGGATCGAGGGCGATGCCCTCACCAAGGTCATGGGCGGCTCGGCCGCGGAGGCGCTCGTGCGGCGGGCGCGCGGCAAACATGGCCTGTGCAAGGACTGCCAGGCGCCGCTCTCCCAGGTGCCCCAGTGCGAGCAGTGCCACCGGCCCGCGCCCACGTGTCCCCGCTGCAACATCGCGCCGCTGGCCGTGACGAAGGTGCACGACGTGGAGGTGGACGTCTGCACGACCTGCCAGGGCGTGGCGCTCGACGCCGGGGAGTTGGAGCAACTCCAAAAGCTCGCGCGCGCGGATCGGGACCGGGAGTTCGACCTGAAGCCGCGGCTCGAGCCGGAGACCCTCTCCAAGTCCCAGTGCGCCACGTGCAAGCGGACCGTGAAGCTCAAGCACGCCTTCACCGTGAATGATCAGCTCTACTGCGGCAGCTGCGCGCCCGCGGGGTCAGCGCCCTACGATCCCACGCTCACCCGCGCCAGCCCCAGCATGGAGGAGTCCACGAGCGTGGCCGTCATGAAGAACGTGCGCTGGAGCCCCGTGGATCCCATCTCCTCCGCGCTCGACTGGCTGTTCTCACGCCTGGGAAACTGA
- a CDS encoding vWA domain-containing protein: MTELPGGPIATRPLHFIFIADCSGSMAGGKIQSLNQAVREALPHMQDVAKGNPNARVLVRVVRFASGAQWHVSQPTPVEEFSWTDLSADGSTDMGLALKLVTEALKTPPMSERALPPVLVLLSDGSPTDDFNSGLKDLMAQGWGKKAVRIAIAIGEDANLDVLQRFMGHPELRPLVAQTARDLVKFIRWASTAVLQSASAPASQARLNPNVNVPLPAPPAPSPTPPDANDVW; this comes from the coding sequence ATGACGGAACTACCCGGTGGGCCCATCGCGACGCGGCCCCTGCATTTCATCTTCATCGCGGACTGCTCGGGCTCCATGGCGGGCGGGAAGATCCAATCGCTCAACCAGGCCGTGCGCGAGGCCCTGCCGCACATGCAAGACGTGGCGAAGGGCAACCCGAACGCCCGGGTGCTCGTGCGCGTGGTGCGCTTCGCCTCGGGTGCCCAGTGGCACGTCTCCCAACCCACGCCCGTGGAGGAGTTCTCGTGGACGGACCTGTCCGCCGATGGCTCCACGGACATGGGCCTGGCGCTGAAGCTGGTGACCGAGGCGCTCAAGACGCCGCCCATGAGCGAGCGGGCCCTGCCGCCCGTGCTGGTGCTGCTGAGTGATGGCTCGCCCACGGACGACTTCAACAGCGGTCTCAAGGATCTGATGGCGCAGGGCTGGGGCAAGAAGGCGGTCCGCATCGCCATCGCGATCGGCGAGGACGCCAACCTGGACGTGCTCCAGCGCTTCATGGGTCACCCGGAGCTGCGGCCGCTCGTGGCCCAAACCGCGAGGGATCTCGTGAAGTTCATCCGCTGGGCCTCCACGGCGGTGCTCCAGTCCGCCTCCGCTCCCGCGAGCCAGGCGCGCCTGAACCCGAACGTCAACGTGCCGCTGCCCGCTCCGCCCGCGCCCTCGCCGACCCCCCCGGACGCCAATGACGTCTGGTGA
- a CDS encoding phosphatase PAP2 family protein, with product MDFNWTREGLITGVGGALWITTEAVFKSQLAPSACRWCDRSPDGTDTLNAVDRWGRGVAARTEQGRHTWNTWSNVVDFGVLPVGVLGAQYLLGSSNGASMRHAAEDATIIVESAVVAAVVNQAVKFAVGRERPFVHVLDEAQKARTEKPSDNNLSFYSGHTSLAFSLVTAAGTVSELRGYDKSWLIWAVGLPAAASVGVMRMGADKHYFSDVVVGAAAGSLFGVAVPLLLHGRRSATPDMGPGVSMRMSGNLGGMSLSGTF from the coding sequence TTGGACTTCAACTGGACGCGCGAGGGCCTCATCACGGGCGTGGGCGGGGCGTTGTGGATCACCACCGAGGCGGTGTTCAAGTCCCAGCTCGCCCCGAGCGCCTGCCGCTGGTGCGACCGCTCGCCCGACGGCACGGACACGCTCAACGCCGTGGACCGGTGGGGCCGGGGCGTGGCGGCGCGCACCGAGCAGGGCCGGCACACGTGGAACACCTGGAGCAACGTGGTGGACTTCGGCGTGCTGCCGGTGGGCGTGCTCGGCGCCCAGTACCTGCTGGGGTCGAGCAACGGCGCGTCCATGCGCCATGCCGCGGAGGACGCCACCATCATCGTCGAGTCGGCGGTGGTGGCGGCGGTGGTCAACCAGGCCGTGAAGTTCGCCGTGGGCCGCGAGCGCCCCTTCGTCCACGTGCTGGACGAGGCGCAGAAGGCGCGCACGGAGAAGCCCTCGGACAACAACCTGTCCTTCTACAGCGGGCACACGAGCCTGGCCTTCTCGCTGGTGACGGCGGCGGGCACGGTGTCCGAGCTGCGCGGCTACGACAAGAGCTGGCTCATCTGGGCGGTGGGCCTGCCCGCGGCGGCGTCGGTGGGCGTGATGCGCATGGGCGCGGACAAACACTACTTCTCGGACGTGGTGGTGGGCGCGGCGGCGGGCTCGCTCTTCGGCGTGGCGGTGCCCCTGCTGCTGCACGGCCGGAGGAGCGCGACCCCGGACATGGGCCCGGGCGTGTCGATGCGGATGTCTGGCAATCTGGGCGGCATGTCGCTGTCTGGCACGTTCTGA
- a CDS encoding PP2C family serine/threonine-protein phosphatase, with product MTSGEPRIEGRRVTGARHQREGRPCQDAIAWARRADTWVLAVADGHGSSPRGGEGAQLAVEVAVEWLLDFHARLTPEQRTRPATVREWAREPFARKLVGEWSRRVRESVGESPPEGDVLRAHGTTLLAVLVAPEFVLFAQLGDGDILVVQDSGQVMRGVEPDERHFADETDSLCGPQAWLALRVAVWPRPQGEVLLLLGTDGYSNSFENRADFERIGPDYLARVRERGLSQVAAELEALLSLTSERGSGDDITLGMIHLPRAGHGEDPCE from the coding sequence ATGACGTCTGGTGAGCCCCGCATCGAGGGCCGCCGCGTGACGGGCGCGCGGCACCAGCGCGAGGGTCGACCCTGTCAGGACGCGATCGCCTGGGCGCGGCGCGCGGACACCTGGGTGCTGGCCGTCGCGGATGGCCATGGCTCCAGTCCCCGGGGCGGAGAGGGCGCCCAGCTCGCCGTGGAGGTGGCGGTGGAGTGGCTGCTCGACTTCCACGCGCGGCTCACCCCCGAACAGCGGACCCGTCCCGCCACGGTGCGGGAGTGGGCCCGGGAGCCCTTCGCCCGCAAGCTGGTGGGGGAGTGGAGCCGGCGCGTGCGGGAGTCCGTGGGTGAGTCGCCCCCGGAGGGCGACGTCCTGCGGGCGCACGGAACCACGCTGCTCGCGGTGCTGGTGGCGCCCGAGTTCGTGCTCTTCGCCCAGCTGGGTGACGGCGACATCCTCGTCGTCCAGGACTCGGGCCAGGTCATGCGGGGGGTGGAGCCGGATGAGCGCCACTTCGCGGACGAGACGGACTCGCTGTGCGGCCCCCAGGCGTGGCTGGCCCTGCGGGTGGCGGTCTGGCCACGTCCGCAAGGCGAGGTGCTCCTCTTGCTGGGCACGGACGGCTACTCCAACTCCTTCGAGAACCGGGCGGACTTCGAGCGGATTGGCCCGGACTACCTCGCCCGGGTGCGCGAGCGGGGCCTTTCCCAGGTGGCCGCGGAGCTGGAAGCCCTCCTCTCGCTGACCTCGGAGCGCGGCAGTGGAGACGACATCACGCTCGGGATGATCCACCTCCCGCGCGCCGGACACGGAGAAGACCCATGCGAGTGA